The proteins below come from a single Jaculus jaculus isolate mJacJac1 chromosome 12, mJacJac1.mat.Y.cur, whole genome shotgun sequence genomic window:
- the C12H4orf51 gene encoding uncharacterized protein C4orf51 homolog, producing the protein MDVKHKVAHQIWGFSNLPSVSPIYGKLYMRPKQPDFDILMNYKSSRTNFLKQLQRHRESESKLGSWEDSEVDRYPDYYGSVSLFS; encoded by the exons ATGGATGtcaagcacaaagtg GCACATCAGATTTGGGGCTTTAGTAATCTTCCTTCAGTATCTCCAATCTATGGAAAGTTGT ATATGAGACCTAAACAGCCGGATTTTGACATCCTCATGAACTACAAATCTAGCAGGACAAACTTCCTAAAGCAA cttcagCGACACAGGGAATCTGAAAGTAAGTTGGGCTCATGGGAAGACTCTGAGGTGGATCGATACCCCGATTACTACGGATCGGTGTCATTATTTAGCTGA